The sequence ACAGGGCGGAACGGAAACGGACGGTGCCTTGCGAACCGCCAAGTGCGGACCCGCATGCTTGGTGGTGTGGGGAGAGGGAGCTAGTCACTCCCTCTTACCCGATTGCAATTTCTTAATATTCAGATAGGATTTCTTTTCTCTTTTGTTTGTATTCGGCTTCAGTAATAACGCCTTGGTCACGAAGACTCTTTAAGGAGTTCAGTTTTTCTACAATTGGGTCGGCTGTGGTGGGAATACTATTTTGTTCTTGAGGCGAGATGTAGAAAATATCGTTTACATCTTTTTTTAGATTTTTCATCCAACTGGCTGGCATTGAACCTCCGTTTAGCAATCTTATTGGATCAGGTGTAAATGATGAGCCGATGTCAGTATATCGGATTTCATTTTCTTTAACGGTGAAGCTCAGCAAAGCATGATAGCCACGATGATTAAGCTCTAGTTCAATTTGATCTGCTTCAATTTGCCTCACTTGCCAGTTTCTTTTTGTTGCAGCAACAGAAACTGCTCGAATTGCGTCTGACTCTGTAACGTGAGGAGGAACTGTGGTGAACAATTCGTTTTTAGTAGGTGTTGTACAACCAGCAAAACAGCAAGTTGCTACTATGATGAGGAATGCATTTATATAATTCATATTTTATCTCTGCACAACAACGTTATGGGTGAGTTTCGGTGAACATAAACTTTGACCGAATCAAACCGACGTTTTCACTGTAAACTCCAGCCACTTGGTGGAATCGCAATTCAACATTATAGTTCTGATAGCCTCTCTTTAAACGAAGTCCGTATTTTGCTCAAAAGAGTACACCAGTCGTTCCTGTACTCCCTATTTGAAGCTACCATTTGCCGTATTCGATTTGTGTCTTGCCCGTCATAACTATCCACATAACCCTCTTCGAATTCATACAAGAGGGACTTTTTCCCAACACAGAAGCTATCAAGTTTTTCAAACAATAGTTGTAGGCTCTGAATATGTTGCTCTTCGAAGAATAGAGATCCTTGGTCAATATACGATTTTGCATCTGAGGCTTTTTTTGCAAGATCAGATATATTTCTTGGACTCACGTCTTCCCAAAGCCGATCAACTGCTTCGTTTACTCCTCGCAGGAGCGCCCACAATTCTAGGTATGACTCATACTGGGACGAAACATAATTATCTATAGCGATTCGTCTAATAGCAAACTCTTGCTTTGTTCGCTCTAGATCTTTGTCGCTAGATAGCTTAATGCGTGCTTTGAATGTTTCTTTGATGAGATCGCCGAAAAATCGTGATACTGCGAAGAGTATCA is a genomic window of Pontiella desulfatans containing:
- a CDS encoding SHOCT domain-containing protein, yielding MNYINAFLIIVATCCFAGCTTPTKNELFTTVPPHVTESDAIRAVSVAATKRNWQVRQIEADQIELELNHRGYHALLSFTVKENEIRYTDIGSSFTPDPIRLLNGGSMPASWMKNLKKDVNDIFYISPQEQNSIPTTADPIVEKLNSLKSLRDQGVITEAEYKQKRKEILSEY